Below is a window of Gossypium hirsutum isolate 1008001.06 chromosome A12, Gossypium_hirsutum_v2.1, whole genome shotgun sequence DNA.
ttttttaatgtatatgTCAGTTTGCAAATTTGGGTTTTTTGATAGTAAGTGTAGAGAAAGTGTTTGTAAAGTtgtagaagagaaaaaaaaagttaagagTGGTTTTGAAAGTTTGATACTTTGATagatacataaataataataaatattttttttacattttaaaaaaagggactttttttaaaaaaattttgatgaattttggggGGTTTATAGATGATAGTTCTGGTACTAATGAAGGTCTTGGTGGTGCAAGAATAGTTGCAGACATACCTTATAACACCACCACCATGCCTACTGGTGTTTTCTCTCAACCCCGCCTTGTTTCTTCTTCAATTCCTAAGAACATGTTCAACTCACCAGGCCTTTCTCTTGCTCTtgtaatgatttaaaaaaaaaaccttgtttTTTTAGCTTTTGTCTTTAAATAACTGATCTTGGTTttgttttttgatgttttattttggtgtttttaGCAGCAACCCAATATAGATAATCAAGGAGATGAGACTAGATTAGGTGAGAATTTTGAAGGAAATATTGGGAGAAGAAGCAGAGAAGAAGAACATGAAAGTAGATCTGGTAGTGATAATATGGATGGTGGTTCCGGTGATGATCATGACCCCACCACCGCGGCCGGTGATAAACCACCGAGGAAAAAGAGATACCACCGTCATACACCTCAACAAATCCAAGAGCTTGAAGCGTATGATTTCATGTCTTTTTTTCACTTTCTTTAAACCCCCCCATGGAACATGGCCTTAACAAGTGTCTTTTTGGCTGTAGTCTCTTTAAGGAGTGTCCTCATCCAGATGAAAAGCAGAGATTAGAGCTTAGTAAAAGGCTTTGTTTAGAAACCAGACAAGTTAAGTTTTGGTTCCAAAACAGGCGTACTCAAATGAAGGTATGTATGTGTTTTGCAAGAACCTACCCTTAATGGTGTTTATCCATTTTAAAACTTGGggtctttgtttattttttttcagaCACAATTAGAGCGACATGAGAACTCATTGTTGAGACAGGAGAATGATAAGCTTAGAGCTGAAAACATGTCTATAAGAGATGCAATGAGGAATCCCATATGTACTAATTGTGGTGGGCCGGCTATTATTGGTGATATGTCACTTGAAGAACAACATCTTAGAATCGAAAATGCTCGTTTAAAAGATGAATTAGATCGTGTTTGTGCACTTGCTGGTAAGTTTTTAGGTCGTCCAATTACAGGACCTCCATTACCAAACTCAAGTTTAGAGCTTGGTGTTGGCACCAATGGTACTTTTGGAACCACTATGGCTACTACTACAACATTGCCTTTAGGACATGATGCTTTACCAACAATGGTTGTTCCTAGTAATAGACCGGCAACGACACTCGATCGATCCATGTTTTTGGAACTTGCTTTGGCTGCCATGGATGAACTTGTTAAGATGGCACAAACTGATGAGCCATTATGGATTAAGAACATAGAAGGTGGAAGAGAAATGTTGAACCATGATGAGTATTTAAGGACATTTACACCTTGTATTGGTTTAAAGCCAAATGGTTTTGTCACTGAAGCGTCAAGGGAGACTGGTGTAGTGATTATCAACAGTCTAGCCCTTGTTGAAACATTAATGGACTCGGTAAATCATTGGTTTTGACttcattttttaaatcattttagtaGTGGTTTGTTTCATTAGATTTGTCTCTaaaaacccatttttttaatagaatCGTTGGGCAGAGATGTTTCATTGTATGATTGCTAGAACATCAACAACTGATGTGATATCTAATGGCATGGGAGGAACCAGAAATGGTGCACTTCaacttgtatgtatatatataatcaatttcTTCCTTATATTCCCTCATCATCTTAAATCATGTGAGTCCTATTTGTTGTTCTTTCAGATGAATGCTGAGCTTCAAATTCTTTCACCTTTAGTTCCTGTTCGTGAAGTAAGTTTCTTAAGGTTCTGTAAACAACATGCTGAAGGTGTTTGGGCTGTCGTTGATGTGTCCATTGATACTATCAAAGAAAGTACTACATTTGTTACCTGTAGGAGACTTCCTTCTGGTTGTGTTGTTCAAGATATGCCTAATGGTTACTCCAAGGTACtcgtacatacatacatacatatatgcatgAATACATATATGAGGATTTTGTTTTGTCTAGTGATTACTCAATGCAAACCCCACACTGTCACCAAAAAGAATCTGAACCTTCCTAGTTCCCTACACAATACACTTATGGAGTGTGTTTCAAGTTTCAAAATCTGGGTTTGCTttattacaataaaataataCCGCAAATCAAGGCTGTTGCTACCATTGTTTTTTGTATGAATAGAAGCCTCTATTGCTGTTTTTTAGCTACACAAAATGCATTGGGACACTGAGTTTCCTCGATTTGTACCATTTAAACTACAATTTAAGCCATTATaatctgtgttttttttttgttagtcaAAAGGCCATAGCCATAGCTATAGCTCTCTTTTGTTTGTATCTGATATTTGAGGTGACATTAATACACATTTCGATGAAACCATTTCTTTCATTGAGCCCAATCTTTTTATCCATTTCCAAgattttgcttcattttttttcGATATTGTTTAATGGGTTAATTGCATCACACGTATCAAAACTTcggtttatattttaatttagtccgcATTCATATGTCTAATGCCTATGAGAAAATTGCAGGTTATATGCGTTGAACATGCTGAATATGATGAGAGCCAAGTTCATCAACTATACCGGCCTTTACTAAGTTCCGGCATGGGCTTCGGTGCCCAACGGTGGGTGGCGACCCTTCAACGGCAATGCGAATGCCTTGCCATACTCATGTCCTCCACCGTTCCCACTAGAGACCACACCGGTAAATTTATTAACCGATTACACTATTAGTGAAAATGTACAACCATGGATGATCATTTTGTTTCGTTTTTAGCTATAACTGCAAGTGGGAGACGGAGCATGTTGAAGCTAGCTCAACGGATGACAGATAACTTCTGTGCCGGGGTTTGTGCATCGACGGTTCATAAATGGAACAAGCCTAATGCTGGGAATGTAGACGAAGACGTTAGGGTTATGACTAGGAAAAGCATTGACGACCCCGGCGAACCGCCAGGGATCGTACTAAGTGCCGCCACTTCGGTTTGGTTGCCGGTGTCACCACAACGGCTTTTTGATTTCCTACGCGACGAACGGTTGAGGAGTGAGTGGGATATATTGTCGAATGGCGGACCTATGCAAGAGATGGCACACATTGCCAAAGGCCAAGATCATGGCAATTGCGTTTCCCTCCTGCGTGCCAGTGTAAATAAAATTCCAacatagtataaggactaaaatcataattaaaccaAGGACCAAAATGATtagttttaaaaagttaaaatctgAAAAGACAACACAGTCTGTAATTTTGGAAGTATCCCTGATGACAGTTTATtgctttaacaaaaaaaaaagtcaaacaaTAGGACGATTTTAACCTTTCCCTCTATTTTCTAATCcaaattttattgttttgcagGCCATGAACGCAAATCAGAGCAGCATGCTGATATTGCAGGAAACATGCATAGACGCAGCAGGGTCGCTTGTAGTGTACGCGCCAGTTGATATTCCAGCCATGCACGTTGTCATGAACGGTGGTGATTCCGCTTACGTCGCACTTTTACCTTCGGGATTCGCCATTGTCCCGGACGGTCCTGGGTCTCATGGACCTATCTCTAACGGACATGTTAGCGGAAACACCGGCGGAGGGTCGTCAAGAGTCGGTGGATCGCTTCTCACGGTAGCTTTTCAAATATTGGTAAACAGTTTACCAACGGCTAAACTGACCGTCGAATCGGTTGAAACGGTTAATAATCTGATTTCGTGTACTGTCCAAAAGATCAAAGCTGCCCTTCAATGCGAAAGTTGATGACTCAGTGAGTTGGGTAATTTTAGTTATTAATATAGGTTTTGGTTGTGGTTAAAGAGTGTGCGACTCAGTAAGTTGGGACGAGTGGGGGTATTGAGTCAAGAACGAACCGCGCGTGGAGAATCATTGTATGTTGGTGATCAAAGGGACAAGGGTGGTGGTTCGGGTATTGACTCAGGTCGACCCTTTGAGTTGGCTCGCCGGGACCAGAAAAGAAAGTCAAAACTCAAACAGCGTCGTATTTGGTGTACTAATCCAATTTCTCTTTTCCTAGGGATTTAATGTCAATGAACATTATTGTATTGAGTTGTCACTTTCTTTTTTTAGGGGTTTGGCTTTTGGAAACttactaatttaatatattaatttcacacttcaatttattcacggtttaattttggttttagtccttttattatgTTACAACTCACCATTAAGTCCCtctaattaatttagaaaataatttgaTCTTTTCATTTTTAAGATTTCATGTATAAAGGTTATTGTATTAGGAGatagattgtattttattttttgtactaaaaaataaacaaaataattctTTTGCATTTGATTAGAGAGTAAATTGatctcttttattaaaaatttaatttatttttactattaaaaattagtgtGGTTGACAAATTTCATCCAAGTGTATCTTATGTTAACAGTGTTAGAGTTGTAACTCAAATTCATTTTAAAGAAATAATGCAGCGGTAAAACTAAGGGATTTGTAGAGGGCTTACGGTCGAGGGCCGAATTTGTATATAACTACACTTtgtctatttgactttgattagaataatgtTTTCCAACCTTAATGTAATTGTAACTCCTTTTATATCATTCAATGTTCAATAttaatgaattttcttctcctctgctcgtGATTTTTTTTCCGAAAAGATTTTTACGTAAAAtctgtgttttatttttctttcttattactTTGCAATCGTTCTATATTTGTCATTATCGACGTTAGTTTTAACAAAcagtaaaaattgatgaaatttttaatggaAGGATCAATTTGCCCTTTGATTTAACATACAAtgattaatttacccatttttttaaatagaagagATAAAATGTAATCCAACTCTTAATATAACAATCTCAATAGTTCTTCTACCATATCTTGTTGTGtgatcaaataatttaaaatgaaaatcaatTACTTCATCATTTTAACATGGCAATGGTGTGAAGTTAGATATCTTTTTGTGGGTGcaaaatcaaattatattttttatgggggtaaatgtaattttaccattatataaactctttttttctttattccatGGCAAAGGAATGAAAATTAAGGGCATGAAAAAGTAATAATAGAAGCATTTGACGCGCCACTAGTGACGTTTTTCAGTAGGAGAGGATCCTCACTCTTATCTCCGATGAGTTTGACTGTTATAATAATTTCTTCAACTTAATCGATTAGTGTTAGTTTAATTGATATGatttaattgatatgaatattgttgTTAATGGAAGAAGATATGGGATTAAGTgcgctgaagcacattatccaCCTATTGACGGGTTGAGGAgaggctatgggtagttctatgtattatgtaaaaaaaaatcagatatgatcagaacctataataaaattatttaaaaaaaaacctcttcAACATTGTATATTGTCATCAACCTGCAATCGTTCTTCTAAAGATAATCTTGATGAATTTAcggtttttttaaaaacaaacatAGTTTTACCATTGTAGGAAACAGTGCAACTATTTAAATTCATCTGACTCctaaatttcaaatcattttaattGCATTCAGAAGCTATCaaaatgtttctaaaattttatctGAATTGTTAAAAATGACGCATAAAATCTACTTCTTAACTTACAgtaaaaaaaagaatattatgcaaaaatagatattttaaaaatcttaattttaaagttttcgcaatttttattaattttaatgctAGAACGATTATCAAATTTAATACTtgaacaaataaaaattcaatctcCAATATAAGAATAATTGTCAAAATTAAACTCTAAATAGTGATTTAACCTAAGTTAAGAGCACAGTGGATGGTAGTGAGGAAGTGAAACAAACGCGCCACCGATGCAACTCAGATAATACAAAGACCAAGGGGTGAGTGGGGGCTATAAGGTTGAAAAAAACTTGCAAAAGCGGGGCATTAATGAGGGCACAGAAGCTGTTGGGGGAGAAGAAAGGTGTTGCTTTCATTAAATGCAAAGGGCTTGGCATTGTCTCAAAAGGATTACGTGGAAACAACCAATGAAATGAAGCCACGTTTCTTTACACGTATTTTTTCAGACATGAAACACGGTCTGACAGTAACGGCGTTTTCTGGATCATGTATGGATAAGGAGATGAATGGATATGTATGGAATGGTAATGGTTtggttttgattttggttttggacagcttttttttttaactttttgctTTGTGAAAAATGGGGACttagattgtattttgttatttttattaataaattaatttttatacattagattaaaaaataaattgatttttctgttaaattttttatctatttctactgttaaaattAATCCCTAAACATCATTATGAGATATACATGGCATGCCATATGTTAATGTATAGTTATTTCATCAATCAcatcagtttttaacaatacaagTTGATGGAATTTTTAATGGTAaggatcaatttactctttaatttaacatatagggactaatttaccattttttgagtagaggagataaaatataatctgactcCTATATAAGGGCCTCtatggtatttttaccgattaaattcatttattagtATTTGTACTATGCAtaaattgtggatttagcccctatactttaatttggttgtTTTCAGTTCTTGTACtcttagaattttaaaattttagttctgattaaatgataactattaaattcattatgttaaattatgttattttcaaaaaattgagACAAGAAACAAATTATTACATGTGTAACGCGGGTTAAGATCCattctattattttttcattcattaataTCCAATACAATGATCATCACCATTTAAATATGTAGAACTCATGTAGGATTTATTTATTAAACATGCATTGCATATTAATAGATGAATAAGTAATGGAAcatcaacttattattttcacatgtTACAAAAATACTcagttaataaatttaatgattatcATTTGCgttaagtttaaaatttgaaaattcgaAAAAGATAGCCACTAAGAATACTCTAGTTAGAGAACATGAACTAAAACCTAAAACTTTACTCATAGACTAATAGCAGAAGTTAACCaggactatttttttttaaaaaaagtacatGAGCTAGTATTGACCAATTCAGAAacaaaaattgatcaaattacagtataaatattaaattcataaattacGCAAAGTACAGGGTCTATTAGCAGAATTTGACCAAGATGATATTGTAGGTTAAAAAAAGCAAACCAGATCACGTTAGCACCGATGAATATTAGGTTTTATGATTGTGTGTGGTTTTCGTCTTTATGTAATAATATCATTTGCAAGAATCCACGATACAGAGTCagatttgtatttttattatctcAATCCCCCATCTTGTTTGTGGATGATAAAAATAGACATAGATTTATAACTGCCCCTAAAGATATCTTGTAAGTTTTATCTTGTCTTTGAACTCAATGTGTTGGTATGATGTTCAGAGTGTTCACCGCTCTAAAAGTGGCCTGGGTTCGGTTCGAATCGCGCTAGTTGTATTGTTGTTAAGACTTTACCCTTCTCTTGtagttcaaaaaaatatatattgtctTCATTGtgtttagattttaaattatttgttaatttgaacactaaatttttgtttgaatttaactttaccatatttaaaattaaacacaTGCAAGAATGGTATTAGAGagttcaattaaatttttttaaaaaaaattagggtaatgagagtttttttttaaattaaaaggatcaatgagaattttttaaaaatcggGAAGtactctaattaaaaattttcaaaacttttaaacagtataatgagaaatttcaaaaactttaaaGGGTCAATTAAAGGGCTTAATGAGATTTTTTGCAATTGGCCTGGAGCCTTCCTCTTTTCAAATAGGTAAAAATACTATGGAAGTTTTCGTATTAAGATTCAAATTGTATTTTATCCcatttacttaaaaaatgggcaaattagtctttGTGTGTTAGATGAAAGAGTAAGTTAGTCATTCTGTTAAAACTTTaatccatttctattgttaaaaattagtccATATACGTCAATATGAGATTAATGTGGCATGTCACATGTCACTATTTGATTATTCCATCAACcacactagtttttaacaatacaaattgATAAAACTTTTAACTGCaaggaccaatttactctttaatctaatgtataggaactagtttgcccattttttgagtagaagaggcaaaatgcaatccatCTCTTAGTATAAGGgcctccatagtacttttaccttTCAAATGTAATAAAATTGTAAAGTTGTAAGTTAATAttatggtaaaattgtatttggatcctcaaaaatttataattcaatcatAATTACTTCAATGTAAAATCTCAGGCTTCGCCTTTAAATGTTTGCATCGTATTTCAAATACCTCTTTACCTACTGTATAAGTTTCTTTTTATCTAATGTGTTAGAAAAATATAGTGTCATTAAATCTTTTAACAAGTCGTCAGATTTAAAATGTTGACGTAATAGATGCACATGTGTTTAAAATTTAGTTCACGAGTATtaaatatatttcacattaaaCCCGAACTAACATTTAACACCTTGATGGCTAAGCTAATAGCTAAAAAAACTTTATTGACTCGATATTGATATTTTAAGTACTTGATCATAACACTTTAAAATATGGcccataaattgaaaaatatcaaATGCAATTAAcctattttgttttgaatttcaGCTGCCGGGTTTAAGCCGCCATGAAAGAAGGGGGAAAATTGTGGAAAAATCATGCATGCATGACCCACTAATAAATGGTTACATGTAATTACCTAAACCAGACAAATATcccatttttggaaaaaaattaatttaaaatatcttaATCGTCTTATAATAATTATGACAGTGGAATGTCACATGTATTTTTCCTCAATTTAACCAAGATTAACATGTAAATTTGTACACTTAATATCAACTTAAGTTGGCattcaaaaattaaggttaaaagtttaaatttaatatgataatacaattatcttttaatttgtccaaaaatttacaTTTAGGATATTTAAGGTAAACTATGCACCTAAGGTcgctaaattattagtaagtttacattttggttatttaactttaaaaagttacaaaaaggccattgaattatttgaaagttttccttttaagtcattgggttgttaaAATCGTTGTTATATAGCATTTTTTGTTCGCACCACCGGCACCAATTGGAAGCTCTCTCCCTTCTTTTCTATAGTTCAGTTTTTTTCAtgaaaactttcaatttcatGAATATACAAATCACCAAACGGTTTTCTTCTCCGATCTCCAACACTGATCGTCAGATCAACTTGAATCTAAGGATGTTTTTCTATTCGTTGATGGGTATTGATCCATTATATCGATAATTGAATCATCACTTGGAGTTTACTAATCAgactttaaaacaaaacaaaaaaaaaaccaacccattaacttaaatgaaaactttcaaatagtttaataactattttataactttttgaagttgaattactaaaacgtaaacttattaataattcaGTAACCTTGGGTAGTTTAGCATACTAAAAGAAAAGAATCAATACCATTAACGTAGTATTTTGTCATTTGGGAAGATGagattcaatatatatatattattgagttATTGTATTTTACCCTTTTTATTCTTTCCGAAATTGATTTCATGCATGCACGGACACGATACCTGAGAGTCACCATTACGTGTATCCAAGTAAGCTGGTAACAAAATTGTGGAGAGTCTGAGAGGAGAAAAGGGATGAATtcctaataaaaacaaaaagattaatgatttttttgaaaatatttcttTAACAAAAGTAGTTTGTCAtaacaatatttataaaaaaaaaattatttttttaaaaaaattggatcAATTAACCCCACAATTCTTTGTATATAGTGTCATACTCTCTTGGATCCACTTGCGCCGGGTAATGTATACATTACCAGTGAATCAcgataacacataattaaaagtttttaaaaataaatacaattgaCTTCAATTGTTAcgatatatataattcatttcattGACGATGTATAAAAATATACACACTCGATGTATCATTCTagatttaatataaacaaataaaatatataaaataattatgatttaaatatataaatatttatataatatataatattgatACTTCTTTTAAAAACgatattgttataaaataaagagagatggagggaataaagaacaaagaaaatatgaaagtaatagagaatatattttattgataaaaaaggGTGATTTACAatacttcatcagagtctctatttataggcataagaagtataaaagaagtagatatctaattctaataactattagaatttaaagtacatcaaaactttatcttaatcatgatggacatccacttaataagatattcataacactcccccttggatgtccacgggtagataatgtgcctcgctaaaaccttattaggaaaaatcctatgggataaaaaacctaatgaaggaaaaaagaGTACACAGTCTCCTATTACAAGttgcctcgttaaaaacctttaccaggaaaacccaatgggacaaaaccttggttaaaggaaaataGTACAACTTGTTTTTAGACTACCCCTAATGGAAACATTACTTTACATCTTTGAGTCGACCCATTCCAATCTtgtgtagtagtctttcaaatgttgaagttggcaatgccttagtaaaaagatctgctaaattatcactagaacgaatttattgaacatttatatcaccttttttctcaagatcatgggtcaataataattttggtgaaatatgtctCGTTCTATCATCTTTGATGTAACCACCCTTTAGTTGAGTTATACATGCTGCATTATCTTCATATAAGATAGTTAACATCTTttcctgtaaaggcaaattacatatcttctggatatgttgggtcaataaccttagccaagcacactctcgacttgcctcatgcaatattgtaattatttttgcATGATATGGTAGTACCTccatatgtaaataaatatcctgtTTGAGACCAACCTTTATGTGGATCTAATAAGTATCCAACATCAGCATAgccaactaatagggattttgaatcatttgaataaaataaccccatatcaatggtccctctgaaatatttaaatacatgtttaattccattccaatgtctacaTGTTGGAGAATAaataaatcttgctaacaagctTACAACGAAAGCTATGTCAagtcttgtgttgtttgcaagatacatcgATGCCCTTATAGCACTTAGATATGGCACTTCaagaccaagaaactcttcatcattctcgcaagaacgaaattgatctttattcacatctaacgatTGTACAACCATTGGAGTACTTAATGGTTGTGCTTTAtctatgtaaaatttctttaatatcttttccatataagttgattaataaacatgaatttcatcttttaaatgctcgatttGTAATCCAacataaaaatttgtttttccaagatctttcatctcaatttctttctttaaacaatttattgtattttgaagctctttaggagttccaataatatttagaccATCAACATAAACAACGATTATCACAAAATCTGATCCAAACAtttttataaagacacatggACAAATTGGATCGTTTTTGTAATCTTCTTTTAACAAGTATTCATTAATAAGATTGTACTACATACATCTAGATTGTTTTattccatataaacttttctttaatctgatcgaGCAATTTTCTCAAGAAACTTTATATCTTTTcgggattttaaatccttcagtgattttcatataaatttccctatcaagtgtaccatataaataggatgtaacaacatccattagatatATGTCAAGTTTTTCACTTACTGCCAGACaaataagatatctaaacgtgattgcatccaccacaggagaatatgtctcttcataatcaattaTGAGCCCTTGCGAAAATCCTTTTGCTACAAGGCGAGCTTTATATCTCACgacttcatcaatttcattttgttttcacaCAAATATTCATTTATATCCTACAGGCTtttacacctttaggtgtttggactacaggtccaaaaacttcacgtttagaaagtgaacTCAGTTCTGtttgaattgcatctttccattttggcTAATCTTTTCTAATTTTACATTCGTCAGTAGATTTAGGCtcaagatcctcattttcttttattattttaatagcaaTATTATAAGTAAAATTGTTGTCAACTACTTTTTTCGGTTCCATCTTTTTCtcgtattgacataacttatcgagacctctttattttcatcatttccaaTA
It encodes the following:
- the LOC107935169 gene encoding homeobox-leucine zipper protein ANTHOCYANINLESS 2 isoform X2 yields the protein MNFGGFIDDSSGTNEGLGGARIVADIPYNTTTMPTGVFSQPRLVSSSIPKNMFNSPGLSLALQPNIDNQGDETRLGENFEGNIGRRSREEEHESRSGSDNMDGGSGDDHDPTTAAGDKPPRKKRYHRHTPQQIQELEALFKECPHPDEKQRLELSKRLCLETRQVKFWFQNRRTQMKTQLERHENSLLRQENDKLRAENMSIRDAMRNPICTNCGGPAIIGDMSLEEQHLRIENARLKDELDRVCALAGKFLGRPITGPPLPNSSLELGVGTNGTFGTTMATTTTLPLGHDALPTMVVPSNRPATTLDRSMFLELALAAMDELVKMAQTDEPLWIKNIEGGREMLNHDEYLRTFTPCIGLKPNGFVTEASRETGVVIINSLALVETLMDSNRWAEMFHCMIARTSTTDVISNGMGGTRNGALQLMNAELQILSPLVPVREVSFLRFCKQHAEGVWAVVDVSIDTIKESTTFVTCRRLPSGCVVQDMPNGYSKVICVEHAEYDESQVHQLYRPLLSSGMGFGAQRWVATLQRQCECLAILMSSTVPTRDHTAITASGRRSMLKLAQRMTDNFCAGVCASTVHKWNKPNAGNVDEDVRVMTRKSIDDPGEPPGIVLSAATSVWLPVSPQRLFDFLRDERLRSEWDILSNGGPMQEMAHIAKGQDHGNCVSLLRASAMNANQSSMLILQETCIDAAGSLVVYAPVDIPAMHVVMNGGDSAYVALLPSGFAIVPDGPGSHGPISNGHVSGNTGGGSSRVGGSLLTVAFQILVNSLPTAKLTVESVETVNNLISCTVQKIKAALQCES
- the LOC107935169 gene encoding homeobox-leucine zipper protein ANTHOCYANINLESS 2 isoform X1; protein product: MNFGGFIDDSSGTNEGLGGARIVADIPYNTTTMPTGVFSQPRLVSSSIPKNMFNSPGLSLALQQPNIDNQGDETRLGENFEGNIGRRSREEEHESRSGSDNMDGGSGDDHDPTTAAGDKPPRKKRYHRHTPQQIQELEALFKECPHPDEKQRLELSKRLCLETRQVKFWFQNRRTQMKTQLERHENSLLRQENDKLRAENMSIRDAMRNPICTNCGGPAIIGDMSLEEQHLRIENARLKDELDRVCALAGKFLGRPITGPPLPNSSLELGVGTNGTFGTTMATTTTLPLGHDALPTMVVPSNRPATTLDRSMFLELALAAMDELVKMAQTDEPLWIKNIEGGREMLNHDEYLRTFTPCIGLKPNGFVTEASRETGVVIINSLALVETLMDSNRWAEMFHCMIARTSTTDVISNGMGGTRNGALQLMNAELQILSPLVPVREVSFLRFCKQHAEGVWAVVDVSIDTIKESTTFVTCRRLPSGCVVQDMPNGYSKVICVEHAEYDESQVHQLYRPLLSSGMGFGAQRWVATLQRQCECLAILMSSTVPTRDHTAITASGRRSMLKLAQRMTDNFCAGVCASTVHKWNKPNAGNVDEDVRVMTRKSIDDPGEPPGIVLSAATSVWLPVSPQRLFDFLRDERLRSEWDILSNGGPMQEMAHIAKGQDHGNCVSLLRASAMNANQSSMLILQETCIDAAGSLVVYAPVDIPAMHVVMNGGDSAYVALLPSGFAIVPDGPGSHGPISNGHVSGNTGGGSSRVGGSLLTVAFQILVNSLPTAKLTVESVETVNNLISCTVQKIKAALQCES